One Candidatus Lokiarchaeota archaeon DNA segment encodes these proteins:
- the cofC gene encoding 2-phospho-L-lactate guanylyltransferase: MRTQSGDMRSAEAEKALAVVPLKILSQAKSRLAPAFDSQERREFVLSMLKDVLNTLRDSELVTRIFLVTRQEDIGLKLDVTGIDILADSADTNLNSALRVATSFVRNHHGERPLIIIPGDVPLITKSDIHGILTLAEQVDSPLVVAASSDNGGTSALLRKPPDAIDVQFGLSSFRNHQDVAKNKGIAFLEYQSPTLALDIDTPDDLQALLTYQADNATTQYLHQSRAIQTLRRKQ, from the coding sequence ATGAGAACTCAAAGCGGTGACATGAGATCCGCTGAAGCTGAAAAAGCTCTGGCTGTTGTACCATTGAAGATACTCAGTCAGGCCAAGTCTAGGCTAGCACCAGCTTTTGATTCACAAGAACGAAGAGAATTTGTTCTCTCAATGCTAAAAGACGTACTGAACACGCTTCGAGATTCAGAATTAGTCACTAGAATATTCCTTGTAACCCGACAAGAAGATATTGGTCTGAAACTTGACGTTACAGGAATAGATATCCTGGCTGATTCCGCTGATACAAATCTCAACAGCGCGCTACGTGTTGCTACCAGCTTCGTACGAAATCATCACGGTGAAAGGCCACTCATTATCATTCCTGGCGATGTGCCACTTATTACGAAATCAGATATACATGGAATTCTCACTCTGGCAGAGCAGGTGGATTCTCCACTTGTTGTTGCAGCATCTTCCGACAATGGTGGAACGAGCGCTCTTCTTAGAAAACCACCTGATGCCATTGATGTTCAATTTGGCCTATCCAGCTTCAGGAATCACCAAGATGTAGCTAAAAACAAGGGCATTGCGTTTCTGGAATATCAGTCGCCTACGCTGGCCCTCGATATCGACACTCCGGATGATTTGCAAGCTCTACTAACCTATCAAGCTGACAATGCAACGACTCAAT